From Caloenas nicobarica isolate bCalNic1 chromosome 18, bCalNic1.hap1, whole genome shotgun sequence, a single genomic window includes:
- the CANT1 gene encoding LOW QUALITY PROTEIN: soluble calcium-activated nucleotidase 1 (The sequence of the model RefSeq protein was modified relative to this genomic sequence to represent the inferred CDS: inserted 3 bases in 2 codons; deleted 1 base in 1 codon): MSRCAEQDLSPHPRGGGSTGRGWAGAGVTGGTAGGSSPVQGAAPAGQCRVGXAGPTGGRAAGDTAPQGRLGPAPRPAVAGLQPPVRGGVSSGRAAPGGARPGSGAEQAPGGLQPPAVPAARRAGRQGRGARGLLGVVVPPRPRXFGRCRLPWRRAGPAGSCRRRPRLRGRRAELGRRRGSPRPSLMPVPPCHESMSPLRISVGGLPVLASMTKGADPRFRLRWKAIVLSSACVGFVLLLFCLHRSSPPRHSPPYPRHWQLGLQAGDRYNDTYPLSPPQRNPEGVRYRIGVIADLDTQSRGTEEHTWFSYLKKGYLVLSDSGDSVTVEWDKGESMLQSHLAEKGRGMELSDLVVFNGKLYTVDDRTGVVYQIEGNKVVPWVILPDGDGTVGKGFKAEWLAVKDEHLYVGGLGKEWTTTTGEVVNENPEWVKVIGYKGDVGHENWVANYNALRAAAGIRPPGYLIHESAAWSDTLQRWFFLPRRASHERYSEQADERRGTNLLLSSTQDFGAVTVGRVGEVVPTHGFSSFKFIPDTDDQIIVALKSEEDNGKIASYIMAFTLDGRFLLPETRIGSVKYEGIEFI; the protein is encoded by the exons ATGTCCCGCTGCGCGGAGCAGGATCTGTCCCCGCAC CCGCGGGGTGGAGGCTCCACGGGGCGCGGCTGGGCCGGCGCTGGCGTGACTGGCGGAACGGCGGGCGGGAGCTCGCCCGTACAGGGGGCTGCGCCCGCCGGGCAGTGCCGGGTAGG GGCTGGGCCCACCGGGGGCAGGGCCGCAGGAGACACGGCCCCGCAGGGCCGGCTCGGTCCCGCACCGCGACCCGCCGTCGCTGGGCTCCAACCGCCCGTGCGCGGTGGGGTCAGCTCCGGTCGGGCCGCGCCCGGGGGGGCCCGGCCCGGTTCGGGCGCGGAGCAGGCCCCGGGCGGACTGCAGCCCCCAGCAGTccccgcggcgcggcgggcgggccggcaggggcggggcgcgcgggggctgctgggagtTGTAGTTCCGCCGCGGCCGC GGTTTGGCCGCTGCCGGCTGCCGTGGCGGCGCGCGGGgcctgctgggagctgtaggcggcggccgcggctgCGCGGGAGGCGGGCGGAGCTCGGGCGGCGCCGCG GTTCTCCTCGCCCCAGTCTGATGCCCGTCCCGCCTTGCCATGAGTCTATGAGCCCTCTCCGGATCAGCGTGGGTGGTCTGCCTGTCCTCGCGTCCATGACCAAGGGTGCTGACCCCCGCTTTCGACTCCGCTGGAAGGCCATCGTGCTATCATCGGCCTGCGTGgggtttgtgctgctgctcttctgcctgCACCGCTCCTCCCCACCACGGCACAGCCCACCCTATCCTCGCCACTGGCAGCTCGGCCTGCAGGCAGGGGACCGCTACAATGACACCTACCCGCTGTCCCCACCCCAGAGGAACCCCGAGGGTGTACGCTACCGCATCGGGGTCATTGCGGACCTGGACACGCAGTCCCGGGGCACTGAGGAGCACACCTGGTTCAGTTACCTGAAGAAGGGCTACCTGGTGCTGTCGGACAGCGGGGACAGCGTGACGGTGGAGTGGGACAAAGGCGAGAGCATGCTGCAGTCCCACCTGGCTGAGAAGGGCAGGGGCATGGAGCTTTCCGACCTGGTCGTCTTCAACGGGAAGCTGTACACTGTGGATGACCGGACAGGAGTGGTCTACCAGATTGAGGGCAACAAGGTGGTGCCCTGGGTGATCCTGCCGGACGGGGATGGCACAGTGGGGAAAG GCTTCAAGGCAGAGTGGCTGGCGGTGAAGGATGAGCACCTCTACGTGGGGGGACTGGGCAAGGAGTGGACCACGACGACGGGGGAGGTGGTGAACGAGAACCCCGAGTGGGTGAAGGTCATTGGCTACAAGGGTGACGTGGGCCATGAGAACTGGGTGGCGAACTACAATGCACTGCGGGCTGCGGCGGGGATCCGACCGCCAG GTTACCTTATCCACGAGTCGGCCGCCTGGAGCGACACCCTGCAGCGCTGGTTCTTCCTGCCACGCCGCGCCAGCCACGAGCGCTACAGTGAGCAGGCGGACGAGCGGCGAGGGACCAACCTGCTGCTCAGCTCCACCCAGGACTTTGGGGCCGTGACGGTGGGACGCGTGGGCGAGGTGGTCCCCACCCACGGCTTCTCCTCCTTCAAGTTCATCCCAGACACAGACGACCAGATCATCGTGGCGCTGAAATCAGAAGAGGACAACGGCAAGATTGCCAGCTACATCATGGCCTTCACGCTGGATGGGCGCTTCCTCCTGCCCGAGACCAGGATCGGGAGCGTGAAATATGAGGGCATTGAGTTTATTTAA
- the TIMP2 gene encoding metalloproteinase inhibitor 2, whose protein sequence is MPAALPSLLAWLAVLLLGRARPADACSCSPIHPQQAFCNADVVIRAKAVSAKEVDSGNDIYGNPIKRIQYEIKQIKMFKGPDQDIEFIYTAPSTAVCGRLLDTGGKKEYLIAGKSEGNGKMHITLCDLVSTWDSLSPTQKKSLNQRYQMGCECKISRCLSIPCFVSSSDECLWTDWAMEKNNVDGRQAKHYACIKRSDGSCAWYRGMAPPKQEFLDIEDP, encoded by the exons ATGCCCGCCGCGCTGCCCAGCCTGCTGGCCTGGCTGGCGGTGCTGCTGCTCGGCAGGGCCCGCCCGGCCGACGCCTGCAGCTGCTCGCCCATCCACCCGCAACAGGCCTTCTGCAACGCGGACGTAG TGATCCGAGCAAAGGCCGTCTCTGCGAAAGAGGTGGATTCGGGGAACGACATATATGGGAACCCGATCAAACGAATCCAGTATGAAATCAAGCAGATCAAG ATGTTTAAGGGCCCTGACCAGGACATCGAGTTCATCTACACAGCCCCGTCCACCGCCGTGTGCGGCCGGCTGCTGGACACCGGCGGGAAGAAGGAGTATCTCATCGCAG GCAAGTCAGAGGGCAACGGCAAGATGCACATCACACTCTGCGACTTGGTCTCCACCTGGGACTCACTGAGCCCAACCCAGAAGAAGAGCCTAAACCAGCGGTACCAGATGGGCTGCGAGTGCAAG ATCTCGCGCTGCCTCTCCATCCCCTGCTTCGTCTCCTCCTCGGACGAGTGTCTCTGGACAGACTGGGCGATGGAGAAGAACAACGTGGATGGGCGGCAGGCAAAGCACTACGCCTGCATCAAGAGGAGCGATGGCTCGTGCGCCTGGTACCGTGGCATGGCCCCCCCCAAGCAAGAGTTTCTCGACATCGAGGACCCCTAA